Within the Deltaproteobacteria bacterium genome, the region CCGGTTATGCGATCTACGGCGTGGTGGGCGCACTGGTGATCGCCGCCGCCATCATCGTTTCCGCCCTGGGTACGCAGAAGGCCGCGGCGGCACTGCCGCGACCCACCGAAGTGCTGCGGTGGAACGAGATCTCCCGAGAGATCCGCCAGATCCTGCAGTCCCTGCACAATCGCCATTTCGCGGCGCTGTTCGGTTTCGGCCTGACCGTTGGCGTCGCCACCGGGCTCGGCACCGCGTTGTACCTCTACAACACCACCTATTTCTTCGGCTTCAGTGGTCCACAGATCGCAACCACCGGCGTGTGTGTGCTGCTGTCACCCTGGATCGCGTACTTCCTCGGGCCCCACGTCGGCCGGCTCTTCGGCAAGAAGAAGGCCGCCATCGTCGCGTTCTCGGGCCGCCTCGTGTTGTACCCGATGCCCTATCTCCTGTTGCTGAGTGGCAACTGGCCAGCGATCGGGAGCTGGGAGAGCCTCGCCATCTACTCCGTGTTCATCGTGCTCGAAGTGGTGGGTGTGATCATCGGTGGCGTGATGCTCGATTCGATGATGGCGGATGTGGTCGAAGACAGTGAGTTGGCGACCAAGAGACGTTCCGAGGGGCTGTTCTTCGCGGCGCGGGGATTCGCCGCCAAGGCGGTATCCGCCGGCGGCATCATCGGCGCCGGCACCATCGTGTCGCTGGTGGGGCTGGATGACATCACGAGCGCCGCGCAGGTGACTCACGCCATCCGCGTCGACATCGCTTCGATCTTCCTGCCGGCCTATCTCGGCCTGTTCGTAACGGCACTGCTCATCGTGTCTCGCTACGGCATCGACCGCGACAAGCACGTCGCGAATCTTCGCGCGCTTCATCAGACGATGGATACACCGATCGAAGAGAAGATCGGACCCGCCTGACCGGAACCGCTACGGAGCAGGCGAAGAGGGCCCGCGCCAAACGAACTACATCGGTGGCACCGGTGATTCGAGCGGGCGCACCACGACAGCGACCGCCAGCGCATCCGCTGGTCTCACGGCGGGTCTTCGGCCCGGCGCGGCAGTTTCGCGGCAGCGCGCGCGCAGGCCGCGGGTCCAACGCGGCGCGACGGTGTCACGTCGCGCATGCGCCGGGGCACACTTGCACCCGAGTCGAGGTTCCGATGTTCGCAGTCGTGAGCGCGCTCCCGTAGCTCTT harbors:
- a CDS encoding MFS transporter, whose product is MQTLSVAALDKPLERQPIFWFYGCASVAYGIKDNAFSYLLLIFANQVLHVPGYLASIALAIAMLWDAASDLLLGHWSDKTSSRYGRRHPFMYAALLVLPACFYSLFNPVIDITPENAFWYVLVMALLIRTGTTLFEIPSTSLLPDLEKDYDRRNKWLALRHAFGWYGGNGIHTLNFFFWVGAYGVTVGTGYAIYGVVGALVIAAAIIVSALGTQKAAAALPRPTEVLRWNEISREIRQILQSLHNRHFAALFGFGLTVGVATGLGTALYLYNTTYFFGFSGPQIATTGVCVLLSPWIAYFLGPHVGRLFGKKKAAIVAFSGRLVLYPMPYLLLLSGNWPAIGSWESLAIYSVFIVLEVVGVIIGGVMLDSMMADVVEDSELATKRRSEGLFFAARGFAAKAVSAGGIIGAGTIVSLVGLDDITSAAQVTHAIRVDIASIFLPAYLGLFVTALLIVSRYGIDRDKHVANLRALHQTMDTPIEEKIGPA